In Marixanthomonas ophiurae, one genomic interval encodes:
- the tatC gene encoding twin-arginine translocase subunit TatC: MAKQLENPNSGKEMSFLDHLEELRWHLIRSTIAVVIVATLAFIAKDFIFDVLLFGPKSANFPTYKLLCKAAQFIGMDSFCFDELPFRIQSRTMSGQFSAHIWTSITAGIIVAFPYIVFEFWKFISPGLMPNERKNSRGFIFIASFLFFIGVLFGYYVITPLSINFLGSYRVSEEVFNDFDLSSYISLVRASVLASGLIFQLPIVIYFLTKVGLVTPEILRKYRKFALVIVLIISAVITPPDIASQVIVAVPVVILYEISIYISKAVLRKQAKEAKKNGK, translated from the coding sequence ATGGCAAAACAACTTGAAAACCCAAACTCTGGAAAGGAAATGTCCTTCTTGGACCATCTGGAAGAACTTCGCTGGCATTTAATACGCTCAACTATTGCCGTAGTCATCGTTGCTACGCTAGCCTTTATTGCTAAAGATTTTATTTTTGATGTCTTATTATTTGGCCCGAAAAGCGCAAATTTCCCTACCTATAAATTACTCTGTAAAGCTGCTCAATTCATAGGTATGGACAGTTTCTGTTTTGATGAGTTACCGTTTCGTATTCAGAGTAGAACCATGTCTGGGCAGTTCTCAGCCCATATCTGGACTTCCATTACCGCAGGAATTATCGTAGCTTTCCCCTACATTGTCTTTGAGTTTTGGAAGTTTATTAGTCCAGGGCTTATGCCTAATGAACGAAAAAACAGTAGAGGGTTTATTTTTATAGCTTCCTTTTTGTTTTTTATTGGTGTTTTATTCGGGTACTACGTTATAACGCCACTTTCTATCAACTTTCTAGGAAGTTACCGCGTAAGTGAAGAAGTTTTTAACGATTTCGATTTAAGTAGTTATATTTCGTTGGTGCGGGCCTCTGTATTAGCAAGCGGACTAATTTTCCAACTGCCTATTGTTATTTATTTTTTAACCAAAGTAGGTTTAGTAACCCCCGAAATACTCCGGAAATATAGAAAATTTGCATTAGTAATCGTATTGATTATTTCTGCAGTGATAACGCCGCCAGATATTGCTAGTCAAGTTATAGTTGCAGTTCCTGTGGTTATTTTATACGAAATAAGTATTTACATATCAAAAGCGGTACTCCGCAAACAAGCAAAAGAAGCTAAGAAAAATGGAAAATAA
- a CDS encoding KpsF/GutQ family sugar-phosphate isomerase → MNKEQQIISVARKTIETESEAIANLAPLVDAEFAAAVDYIFNSQGRVIITGIGKSANIATKIVATLNSTGTPAIFMHAADAIHGDLGTILKNDTVICISKSGNTPEIKVLVPLIKASDNKLIAITSNKDSFLGQKADYVMHAYVEKEACPNNLAPTTSTTAQLVIGDALAMALLDLRGFSSKDFAKFHPGGSLGKKLYLRVSDLTSLNEKPQVHPDTELKDVIVEISEKMLGVAAVIENGTIIGIITDGDLRRMLSKMDNLKGITAKDIMTKNPKKIENDAMAVEAIKTMDDFGITQLLAEKNGKYAGIVHIHNLTKEGII, encoded by the coding sequence TTGAACAAAGAACAACAAATTATTTCTGTAGCAAGAAAAACTATAGAGACTGAAAGTGAAGCTATTGCAAATTTAGCACCTTTAGTTGATGCTGAATTTGCTGCTGCAGTAGACTATATATTTAACTCGCAAGGTAGGGTTATTATTACAGGAATAGGCAAAAGTGCAAATATTGCCACCAAAATAGTTGCCACTTTAAACTCTACTGGAACGCCTGCCATATTCATGCATGCAGCAGATGCTATTCACGGTGATTTAGGTACTATACTAAAAAACGATACTGTTATCTGTATTTCTAAGAGTGGGAATACACCTGAAATAAAAGTCCTCGTTCCGTTAATTAAAGCCAGTGATAACAAACTCATAGCCATAACCTCTAATAAAGATTCGTTTTTAGGTCAAAAAGCAGACTATGTTATGCACGCTTATGTTGAAAAAGAAGCTTGCCCTAACAATCTTGCCCCTACAACAAGTACTACAGCACAATTAGTAATTGGCGATGCTTTGGCAATGGCATTATTAGATTTACGCGGTTTTTCTAGTAAGGATTTTGCAAAATTCCATCCAGGAGGATCTTTAGGAAAAAAATTATACCTGCGGGTAAGCGACCTTACTTCGTTAAATGAAAAACCACAAGTACATCCTGACACCGAACTTAAAGATGTTATTGTTGAAATTTCAGAAAAAATGCTTGGTGTTGCTGCTGTTATTGAAAACGGAACAATTATCGGGATTATTACCGACGGCGATTTGCGTAGAATGTTAAGCAAAATGGACAACCTAAAAGGGATAACTGCAAAAGATATTATGACCAAAAATCCGAAGAAAATTGAAAATGATGCAATGGCTGTTGAGGCTATTAAAACGATGGACGATTTTGGTATTACGCAGTTATTAGCCGAAAAAAATGGAAAATATGCGGGTATTGTCCATATCCACAACCTTACTAAAGAAGGCATTATTTAA
- the recQ gene encoding DNA helicase RecQ: MTDTELYAALKQHFGFSAFKGLQEEVVKSILGGNNTFVIMPTGGGKSLCYQLPALIEEGTAIVVSPLIALMKNQVDALRSLSSEEGIAHVLNSSLNKTEVRKVKSDIENGVTKLLYVAPESLTKDEYVQFLQGQTISFMAIDEAHCISEWGHDFRPEYRNLRKIIERIGDNIPIIGLTATATPKVQEDILKNLSIQDANTFKASFNRPNLYYEIRPKTKNVDADIIRFVKKNEGKSGIIYCLSRKRVEELAQTLQVNGLKAVPYHAGLDAKRRVKHQDMFLKEDTDIVVATIAFGMGIDKPDVRFVIHNDIPKSIESYYQETGRAGRDGGEGHCLAFYSYKDIEKLEKFMSGKPVAEQEIGHALLQEVVAFAETSISRRKFILHYFGEKFDNKTGEGGNMDDNMRYPKKKHEAKEDVSLLLSIVEKTKQQYKAKEVVNVLAGKANAMIKSHRTDTQPFFGAGKEKEASYWMALLRQLLVARYIRKDIETYGVVKLTEKGRDFMQSPSSFMMTEDHSFKEANDDTIITNQKAGEAADKNLFKLLKDERKKVADKKDLPPFVIFQDPSLEDMALKYPITMDELSNVHGVGESKAKKFGKSFIALIERYVEENDILRPDDFVVKSTGSNSALKLYIIQNVDKKLPLDTIANGKGLAMNDFIREMEAIVFSGTKLNIDYWLEDILDEDQQEEIHEYFLEAENDKIDEAMEEFDGDYDEEELRFYRIKFISDVAN, translated from the coding sequence GTGACCGATACCGAATTATACGCAGCACTCAAACAACATTTTGGATTTAGTGCTTTTAAAGGACTTCAAGAAGAAGTAGTTAAAAGTATTCTTGGTGGTAATAATACCTTTGTTATTATGCCAACAGGAGGAGGAAAATCCCTTTGTTATCAACTTCCTGCTCTTATCGAAGAAGGTACGGCCATTGTGGTTTCACCTTTAATAGCCTTAATGAAAAATCAAGTAGATGCATTGCGCTCTCTTTCTTCGGAAGAAGGAATAGCACACGTATTAAATTCTTCATTAAATAAAACTGAAGTAAGAAAGGTGAAAAGTGATATTGAAAACGGTGTCACCAAATTGCTTTACGTCGCTCCGGAATCCCTTACCAAAGATGAATATGTCCAATTTTTACAAGGACAAACTATTTCATTTATGGCCATAGATGAAGCACATTGCATCAGCGAATGGGGCCACGATTTTAGACCTGAATACCGAAATTTACGAAAAATTATTGAGCGCATAGGGGATAATATTCCTATTATAGGACTGACAGCAACGGCAACCCCGAAAGTGCAAGAAGATATTTTAAAAAACTTAAGCATTCAAGATGCTAATACGTTTAAAGCTTCTTTTAACAGACCTAATTTATATTACGAAATACGGCCAAAAACCAAAAATGTAGATGCAGATATTATTCGCTTTGTTAAAAAGAATGAAGGCAAGAGCGGGATTATTTATTGTCTTAGCCGAAAGCGGGTAGAAGAACTTGCTCAAACTTTACAGGTAAACGGTTTAAAGGCCGTGCCGTACCATGCAGGTTTAGATGCTAAGAGGAGAGTGAAGCATCAAGATATGTTTTTAAAGGAAGACACCGATATTGTGGTGGCTACTATTGCTTTTGGTATGGGTATAGATAAACCCGATGTGCGATTTGTAATACATAACGATATTCCTAAAAGCATTGAAAGTTATTACCAAGAAACAGGTAGGGCAGGTCGTGATGGAGGAGAAGGACATTGTTTAGCTTTTTACAGTTATAAAGACATTGAAAAACTTGAAAAATTTATGAGTGGAAAACCAGTTGCCGAACAGGAAATTGGTCACGCCCTCTTACAAGAAGTTGTAGCGTTTGCCGAAACCTCCATTTCCCGTAGAAAATTTATTCTTCATTATTTTGGTGAAAAGTTTGACAATAAAACTGGTGAAGGTGGGAATATGGATGATAATATGCGCTATCCCAAAAAGAAACACGAGGCTAAAGAAGACGTATCATTATTATTGAGTATTGTAGAAAAAACCAAACAACAATATAAAGCAAAAGAAGTAGTAAATGTGCTGGCAGGTAAAGCCAACGCGATGATTAAATCGCACCGAACAGACACACAACCTTTTTTCGGAGCAGGAAAAGAAAAAGAAGCTTCTTACTGGATGGCTCTTTTACGTCAGTTGTTAGTGGCTAGATATATACGGAAAGACATAGAAACCTATGGTGTTGTTAAGTTAACCGAAAAAGGAAGAGATTTTATGCAATCTCCTTCTAGCTTTATGATGACCGAAGATCATAGTTTTAAAGAGGCTAATGATGATACCATTATTACCAATCAAAAAGCAGGAGAAGCAGCCGATAAAAACCTTTTTAAACTATTAAAGGATGAACGTAAAAAAGTGGCAGACAAAAAAGATTTGCCGCCATTTGTTATTTTTCAAGACCCTTCGCTAGAAGATATGGCGTTAAAATACCCTATAACCATGGACGAATTATCCAATGTTCATGGGGTAGGAGAAAGCAAAGCCAAAAAATTTGGGAAGAGCTTTATTGCTCTTATTGAACGATATGTTGAAGAAAATGATATTCTACGTCCAGATGATTTTGTGGTAAAATCTACAGGAAGCAACAGTGCCTTAAAGTTGTATATTATTCAAAACGTAGACAAAAAACTACCCTTAGACACCATTGCCAACGGTAAAGGATTAGCAATGAACGATTTTATAAGAGAGATGGAAGCCATAGTTTTCAGTGGCACCAAACTCAATATCGATTATTGGCTCGAAGATATTTTAGATGAAGATCAACAAGAAGAAATACATGAATATTTTCTAGAAGCTGAAAATGATAAGATAGATGAAGCCATGGAAGAGTTTGATGGTGATTATGACGAAGAAGAACTACGCTTCTACCGTATTAAGTTTATAAGTGATGTGGCTAATTAA
- a CDS encoding GNAT family N-acetyltransferase: protein MIRAYSCKDKPKVLELLQLNIPEFFDASEEKDLDHYLENEIEDYYVVVEDNRIIGSGGINYLTTEKIARISWDIINPNSQGKGIGKKLLQHRIDHLKGNQKVELIEVRTSQLVYQFYEKMGFTLENIEKNFWAKGFDLYQMKLKNKD, encoded by the coding sequence ATGATTAGAGCATATTCATGTAAGGATAAACCAAAAGTACTAGAGCTTTTACAATTGAACATTCCTGAGTTTTTTGACGCTTCTGAAGAAAAAGATCTTGATCATTACCTTGAGAACGAAATAGAAGACTATTATGTAGTAGTAGAAGATAATAGAATAATTGGCTCTGGCGGAATTAATTACCTTACCACAGAAAAAATTGCCCGAATTTCGTGGGATATAATTAATCCTAATTCACAAGGAAAAGGGATAGGTAAGAAGTTACTACAACATCGCATTGATCATTTAAAAGGGAATCAAAAGGTAGAATTAATCGAAGTGAGAACGAGCCAACTTGTGTATCAGTTCTATGAAAAAATGGGTTTTACATTAGAAAATATTGAAAAGAACTTTTGGGCAAAGGGTTTTGATTTATATCAAATGAAATTAAAGAATAAAGATTGA
- a CDS encoding type I restriction enzyme HsdR N-terminal domain-containing protein, with product MHQLNFPKYQFRFKSSENKTLIFDEIRKKFIILTPEEWVRQHVIQFLISEKKYPKSLINVEKQLKVKDTIKRYDVVIYNRDGSIFLIVECKAPSIAITQQTFDQIARYNLVANATYLMVTNGLEHYYCQMDYENEKYIFLRDLPVK from the coding sequence ATGCATCAGTTAAACTTTCCAAAATATCAGTTTCGTTTCAAAAGTAGCGAAAACAAAACATTGATCTTTGACGAAATTAGGAAAAAATTTATAATCCTCACTCCTGAAGAATGGGTTCGGCAACATGTAATTCAGTTTTTAATTTCAGAAAAAAAGTATCCAAAATCATTAATTAATGTTGAAAAGCAACTTAAGGTCAAGGATACGATAAAAAGATATGATGTAGTAATTTATAATCGAGATGGAAGCATCTTTTTAATTGTAGAATGCAAAGCGCCTTCTATTGCTATAACACAACAAACTTTTGATCAAATTGCACGTTACAACTTGGTAGCCAACGCGACGTATTTAATGGTCACTAATGGTCTAGAACATTATTATTGCCAAATGGATTATGAAAATGAAAAGTATATTTTTTTAAGGGATCTTCCTGTTAAGTAG
- the holA gene encoding DNA polymerase III subunit delta, with translation MPLDKAKIIINDIKSGNIKPIYFLMGEEPYYIDGIANYIEDKILSEEEKGFNQMVLYGRDVTIDEIVSNAKRYPMMAERQVVIVKEAQDLSRTIENLVAYVKDPQPTTVLVICYKYKKLDARKKLAKEIKKTGVLFESKKLYENQVPDWIKRVLAGKGYTITPKAAQMLTEFLGNDLNKVNNELQKLQLIIQPGEQITPQLIERNIGISKDFNNFELQNAIGARDIKKAYSIVQYFGQNPKNNPMVMTVALMYSFFSKLLKYHALSDKNQAARALGVSPYFIKDYQLAARNYPMKKVSAIISSIREVDMKSKGVGAANIEQGDLLKEMLVKIFN, from the coding sequence ATGCCCTTAGATAAAGCCAAAATCATCATAAACGATATAAAAAGCGGAAACATAAAACCCATTTATTTTTTAATGGGCGAAGAACCTTATTATATTGATGGTATCGCAAATTATATTGAGGATAAAATTCTTTCAGAAGAAGAAAAAGGGTTTAACCAAATGGTTTTATACGGTCGGGATGTTACCATTGACGAGATTGTAAGTAATGCCAAACGATACCCCATGATGGCCGAAAGACAAGTGGTTATTGTAAAGGAGGCACAGGATCTTTCCCGAACTATTGAAAATCTGGTAGCCTATGTTAAAGATCCACAGCCTACCACCGTATTGGTTATTTGCTATAAATACAAAAAACTAGATGCTCGTAAAAAACTTGCCAAGGAAATTAAAAAAACCGGTGTTCTTTTTGAAAGTAAAAAACTATATGAAAATCAAGTTCCCGATTGGATTAAACGTGTTTTAGCAGGCAAAGGGTATACTATTACGCCTAAAGCAGCGCAGATGCTTACCGAGTTTTTAGGAAATGATTTAAATAAAGTAAACAACGAACTGCAGAAACTGCAACTTATTATACAACCTGGTGAGCAAATAACGCCACAACTAATTGAGCGTAACATTGGCATAAGTAAGGATTTTAATAACTTCGAACTTCAAAACGCTATCGGTGCACGTGATATTAAAAAGGCGTATTCCATTGTTCAGTACTTTGGGCAAAACCCAAAAAATAACCCTATGGTTATGACGGTGGCACTTATGTATTCATTTTTTTCAAAATTACTGAAATACCACGCATTAAGTGATAAAAACCAAGCTGCAAGAGCATTAGGAGTAAGCCCTTATTTTATTAAAGATTACCAACTTGCCGCTCGCAATTATCCTATGAAAAAAGTAAGCGCTATTATTAGTAGTATTCGTGAAGTTGATATGAAAAGCAAAGGAGTAGGCGCTGCCAATATTGAACAAGGCGATTTATTAAAAGAAATGTTAGTCAAGATTTTCAACTAA
- a CDS encoding DoxX family protein, whose product MTASYHLGLLFLRLTFSGMMLTHGIPKLLNLIQGDIQFGDPIGLGPTVSLILAVIGEAICPLLIILGLKTRIAAIPTIITMAVAAFIVHGSDPLGTKEMALLYLFGFTAIALLGSGRFSLDRR is encoded by the coding sequence ATGACTGCTTCCTACCACTTAGGTTTACTTTTTTTACGTTTAACTTTTTCAGGGATGATGCTCACCCATGGTATCCCGAAGTTACTGAACCTTATTCAAGGTGATATTCAGTTTGGCGATCCTATTGGGTTAGGACCTACCGTTTCTTTAATTTTAGCTGTAATTGGCGAGGCTATTTGCCCTTTACTTATCATTCTAGGGTTAAAAACACGAATTGCAGCTATTCCTACTATAATTACTATGGCAGTTGCTGCTTTTATTGTTCATGGAAGTGACCCGCTTGGCACTAAAGAAATGGCTTTGCTTTATTTATTTGGCTTTACAGCAATCGCATTATTAGGTTCGGGACGGTTTTCGTTGGATAGAAGGTAA
- a CDS encoding choice-of-anchor I family protein, which translates to MKKITFLAALFMSAVAFSQTETNHVENIKFEDKPAAQFELSITEIFSGQSGTDLTADWFEITNNGTVAWESGVSADLYYDDESAEPADADIIQGISEIQPGAKVIVLITDNTADITTFTDVWNPVIDLTSVQVGYTDGAGLGAGGDAVTLWAGDPVSTSPIDNATYPDTDANDGQSYDVELAAFSVVGNANGAVETIAQGGDANDVPNIASPGDGLAVSQTVVAFDEAYTSVSEDATEVTITVTPSEAVAVEATVDVILNGGGTAVEGTDFTFTASETVTFPAGSDAPQTITIPILDNTDDNSDVFFVIELENAINAIVSGNDVHSVYILDNDTVVPETDASVLDVNYLASYLVDADGTAEITAYDASTQRLYVTNSASIEVVDFSDPENIQPLATVNVSDFGGVSVQSVATKNGIVAAAVSVDPVTDNGLVLLSDLDGNNPVAVEVGVLPDMITFSPDGNLLLSANEGQPSDDYSIDPEGTISVIDVSGGLASITQASVTTLNFNAFDASITDLIDAGVRIFGPGASVSQDLEPEYIAVSNDSQKAYVTLQENNAYAIVDLVAMEITDVISFGLKDHSLPENSLDLSDETDFIFNASWPVKGMYMPDAISFYEVNGTSYIVTANEGDAREYDTFEEERKIADSDYTLDPAVFSNIDILELDSNLSQIAVTNSSGDANGDGLFEEIHIFGGRSFSIFEAETGNLVFDSGNDFEVITAADPVYGAIFNASNENNNLKNRSDNKGPEPEGVLVQEINDEYYAFILLERIGGVMVYNITDPTNPVFLQYVNSRDAVEGGDEAGDLGPEGIAYVTAEESPNGKAMLIVSNEVSATLSMYTLDNVILSTPEFGVTSGAAFVLYPNPANNQVFVSKPGSYSIFDISGRLVVEAINVASINISSLSSGTYIVKNEGGVSQKLIIE; encoded by the coding sequence ATGAAAAAAATTACTTTTTTGGCAGCTTTATTTATGAGTGCTGTCGCATTTTCACAAACTGAAACTAATCACGTAGAAAATATTAAATTTGAAGACAAACCAGCAGCCCAATTTGAGCTTTCTATCACAGAAATCTTTTCAGGACAAAGTGGAACCGATTTAACAGCAGATTGGTTCGAAATCACAAATAACGGAACAGTAGCTTGGGAAAGTGGTGTAAGTGCAGATTTATATTACGATGATGAGTCTGCTGAACCAGCCGATGCTGATATCATTCAAGGAATTAGTGAAATTCAGCCAGGCGCTAAGGTAATTGTTTTAATTACAGACAACACGGCAGATATTACCACATTTACAGATGTTTGGAACCCCGTAATAGATTTAACAAGTGTTCAAGTAGGGTATACAGACGGTGCCGGTTTAGGTGCTGGTGGGGATGCTGTAACACTATGGGCAGGCGATCCTGTGAGCACTTCTCCAATTGATAATGCTACATACCCAGATACCGATGCTAACGACGGTCAGTCATACGATGTTGAGTTAGCCGCTTTTAGTGTAGTTGGTAATGCAAACGGTGCTGTAGAAACTATTGCTCAAGGTGGTGACGCTAATGATGTGCCTAATATTGCTTCCCCAGGTGATGGCTTAGCTGTTTCACAAACTGTTGTAGCTTTTGATGAAGCATATACTTCAGTTTCTGAAGACGCAACAGAAGTAACAATCACAGTAACCCCTTCAGAAGCTGTAGCTGTTGAAGCTACCGTAGATGTAATATTGAATGGAGGCGGAACAGCAGTTGAAGGAACCGATTTTACCTTTACTGCTTCCGAGACGGTAACTTTTCCAGCCGGAAGTGATGCTCCACAAACGATTACAATTCCTATTCTAGACAATACAGACGATAACAGCGATGTGTTTTTTGTAATTGAATTAGAAAATGCGATCAATGCAATTGTTTCGGGGAATGATGTTCACTCAGTATATATTTTAGATAATGATACCGTGGTTCCAGAAACGGATGCTTCTGTATTAGACGTTAATTACCTCGCTAGTTATTTGGTAGATGCAGATGGTACTGCTGAAATCACTGCTTACGATGCTAGTACACAACGATTGTATGTAACCAATTCAGCTTCAATTGAAGTAGTAGATTTTTCAGATCCTGAAAATATTCAACCGTTAGCTACTGTAAATGTATCAGATTTTGGCGGAGTAAGTGTACAGAGTGTGGCTACTAAAAATGGTATCGTAGCAGCTGCTGTTTCAGTAGATCCCGTAACAGATAATGGTTTGGTCTTACTTTCAGACCTTGATGGAAATAACCCAGTTGCTGTTGAGGTTGGTGTTTTGCCTGATATGATTACATTTTCACCCGATGGAAACCTATTATTATCAGCAAACGAAGGTCAACCAAGTGATGATTATTCAATCGATCCTGAAGGAACCATTTCAGTAATTGATGTAAGTGGAGGTTTAGCTTCTATTACACAAGCAAGTGTGACAACACTTAATTTTAATGCTTTCGATGCTTCTATAACAGACTTAATTGATGCTGGTGTTCGTATTTTTGGTCCGGGAGCTTCCGTTTCTCAAGATTTGGAGCCTGAATATATTGCAGTATCTAACGATTCTCAAAAAGCATATGTAACCCTTCAGGAAAACAACGCTTACGCAATTGTAGATCTTGTAGCTATGGAAATTACAGATGTTATTTCTTTCGGACTAAAAGATCATAGCCTTCCTGAAAATTCATTAGACCTTTCAGACGAAACAGATTTTATCTTCAATGCTTCTTGGCCAGTAAAAGGGATGTATATGCCTGATGCTATTTCTTTTTACGAAGTGAACGGAACAAGTTATATTGTTACTGCAAATGAAGGTGATGCTCGTGAGTATGATACATTTGAAGAAGAGCGAAAAATTGCGGATAGCGATTATACATTAGACCCTGCAGTTTTTAGTAATATTGACATTTTAGAATTAGACTCAAACCTCTCTCAAATAGCTGTAACAAATAGTTCTGGAGACGCTAATGGAGATGGGTTGTTTGAAGAGATTCACATTTTTGGAGGTCGTTCCTTCAGTATTTTTGAAGCGGAAACGGGAAACCTAGTTTTTGATAGTGGTAACGATTTTGAAGTTATTACAGCGGCCGATCCTGTTTACGGAGCAATTTTTAATGCAAGTAATGAAAATAACAACCTGAAAAATCGAAGTGATAACAAAGGTCCTGAGCCAGAAGGTGTATTGGTTCAAGAAATTAATGATGAATATTACGCTTTTATATTATTGGAACGTATAGGTGGTGTTATGGTTTATAATATTACAGATCCTACTAATCCAGTATTCTTACAATATGTAAACAGTAGAGATGCTGTAGAAGGTGGGGACGAAGCAGGCGATTTAGGTCCAGAAGGAATTGCCTATGTAACTGCTGAAGAAAGCCCCAATGGAAAAGCAATGCTTATTGTTTCAAATGAAGTAAGTGCTACGCTAAGTATGTATACTTTAGATAATGTGATACTTTCAACACCGGAGTTTGGAGTTACTTCAGGAGCGGCGTTTGTATTATACCCCAACCCAGCTAATAATCAAGTATTTGTTAGCAAACCAGGAAGTTATAGTATTTTTGATATAAGCGGACGTTTAGTTGTTGAAGCGATTAATGTGGCTTCTATTAATATATCAAGCTTATCAAGTGGAACATATATAGTGAAAAACGAAGGAGGAGTTTCACAAAAACTTATTATTGAGTAG
- the menA gene encoding 1,4-dihydroxy-2-naphthoate octaprenyltransferase yields MTKLRAWVSAARLRTLPLSISGILTASAVAISEENFNLTICILAIITTLGFQILSNFANDYGDGVKGTDNADRVGPMRAMQSGILKAKDLKIGMIVTGALTLLIATILIFSAFGNENFLLSFIFFNLGIAAIIAAVTYTVGKKAYGYRGMGDLFVFLFFGLLGVMGCYFLFSKSLGDLIVLPAIVIGLLSAAVLNLNNMRDRLSDAKVNKNTLAVVLGGVRVKHYHTSLIIGGFSIASLYLLLKAETIFEFIPLLAFIPLFLNIIKVYKNDSPTLLDPELKKVALSTFLFSILFLITVSL; encoded by the coding sequence ATGACAAAATTACGTGCCTGGGTTTCTGCAGCCCGACTTAGAACGCTTCCATTATCCATTTCAGGAATTCTTACAGCGAGTGCTGTGGCTATTTCCGAAGAAAATTTTAACCTAACTATTTGTATACTAGCAATTATAACAACATTGGGGTTTCAAATACTATCTAATTTCGCGAATGATTATGGCGATGGCGTAAAAGGTACCGATAATGCAGATAGAGTTGGGCCTATGCGGGCGATGCAAAGCGGGATTTTAAAAGCGAAAGACTTAAAAATAGGGATGATAGTTACTGGGGCATTAACACTTTTAATTGCTACTATATTGATTTTTAGCGCTTTTGGTAATGAAAACTTTTTGCTTTCTTTTATATTTTTCAACCTAGGTATTGCTGCTATTATAGCTGCTGTTACCTATACGGTTGGTAAAAAGGCCTACGGATATAGAGGAATGGGGGATTTATTTGTATTTCTCTTTTTTGGGTTATTGGGAGTGATGGGGTGTTATTTTTTATTTAGTAAGAGTTTAGGAGATTTAATAGTACTTCCGGCAATAGTAATAGGATTGTTAAGTGCGGCAGTTTTAAATTTAAATAATATGCGAGACCGACTCTCGGATGCTAAAGTGAATAAAAACACCTTAGCAGTAGTTTTAGGCGGTGTAAGGGTTAAGCACTATCATACTTCGTTAATAATAGGGGGTTTTAGTATTGCGTCACTTTACCTATTACTGAAAGCAGAAACGATATTTGAATTCATTCCGTTACTAGCATTTATACCTTTGTTTCTAAATATTATAAAAGTCTATAAAAACGACTCGCCAACACTGTTAGATCCAGAATTGAAGAAAGTTGCTTTAAGTACGTTCTTATTTTCTATACTTTTTTTAATTACAGTGAGCTTATAG
- a CDS encoding metal-dependent hydrolase gives MKITFYGQNSLAIEVGGKHLIIDPFITGNDLSKDKVDIKNLKADYILLTHAHQDHILDAEAIAKNTGATIVSNFEIANHYEAKGFDVHPMNHGGGWQFDFGYVKYVNAIHTSSFPDGSYGGQPGGFVIEGEHKNIYIAGDTALTMDMKLIPMQTKLDLAILPIGDNFTMGVDDAIIACDFIECDKVLGVHYDTFGYIEIDHEEAKKKFYDADKDLMLLDIGESIEL, from the coding sequence ATGAAAATTACATTCTACGGTCAAAACAGTCTTGCCATTGAAGTTGGCGGAAAACATTTAATTATAGATCCTTTTATTACGGGAAATGACCTTTCAAAAGATAAAGTTGATATCAAAAACTTAAAAGCTGATTACATTTTACTAACACACGCACATCAAGATCACATTCTCGATGCGGAAGCTATTGCTAAAAATACAGGTGCAACTATTGTTAGTAATTTTGAAATTGCTAATCATTATGAAGCAAAAGGCTTTGACGTTCATCCCATGAATCACGGTGGAGGTTGGCAATTTGATTTTGGTTATGTAAAATATGTAAATGCTATTCATACAAGCTCTTTTCCAGATGGAAGTTATGGCGGACAACCTGGTGGATTTGTAATTGAAGGCGAACATAAAAATATTTACATTGCTGGCGATACAGCACTGACTATGGACATGAAACTTATCCCAATGCAAACCAAATTGGATCTTGCTATTTTACCCATTGGCGATAACTTCACGATGGGCGTAGACGATGCAATTATCGCGTGTGATTTTATAGAATGTGACAAAGTATTGGGCGTACATTATGATACCTTTGGCTACATAGAAATCGATCACGAAGAAGCGAAAAAGAAGTTTTACGATGCCGATAAAGACTTGATGTTGTTAGATATTGGCGAATCTATTGAGTTATGA